In Bacillus cytotoxicus NVH 391-98, the following are encoded in one genomic region:
- a CDS encoding GNAT family N-acetyltransferase, producing the protein MFHTDRLQFRKYTMADLDFYASLWGNEKVMRYIGNGTPKTYMQCKKNLENWVLPGYQNGLGLFLMIEKETAVPIGHAGLVRQQVDGKEEIEIGYWLLPAYWRKGYAKEAAVAFRDYGFQALRLKKLISLINPDHPASIFVARKTGLSYEQTASFHGKDVLVYAIKRAE; encoded by the coding sequence ATGTTTCATACAGATCGTTTGCAGTTTCGGAAATATACAATGGCTGATTTAGACTTTTATGCTTCGTTATGGGGAAATGAAAAAGTAATGCGCTATATTGGAAATGGGACACCTAAAACATATATGCAGTGCAAAAAAAACCTCGAAAACTGGGTTCTTCCAGGTTATCAAAATGGTTTAGGACTATTTCTAATGATCGAAAAAGAGACAGCAGTACCGATTGGACATGCGGGACTTGTGCGGCAACAAGTAGACGGTAAAGAAGAAATTGAAATTGGCTATTGGTTACTTCCTGCATATTGGAGAAAAGGTTATGCAAAAGAAGCAGCAGTAGCATTTCGGGACTATGGATTTCAAGCGCTAAGACTAAAAAAATTAATTTCCCTTATCAACCCAGATCATCCCGCTTCTATCTTTGTTGCTAGAAAAACGGGATTGAGCTATGAACAAACAGCCTCATTTCATGGGAAGGATGTTCTTGTCTATGCGATCAAGAGAGCGGAGTGA
- a CDS encoding peptidoglycan D,D-transpeptidase FtsI family protein, with protein sequence MKMKRRIVIILLCFTCIMLLLLGRLAQIQLISTESFTDRQINLIEKSVTQRTQAFTVDEGRGHFVDRNGERIGEKSYPALIIFPFLQIKNDMLQKIAHIIGVSGQDIHLQMKNKRKPFLFQRGDQPFQLTKEQMEKINRENMLGMVATEVRLKQTSEAEHFIGVVGENEREFQKRYGKKHKLSNQTPVGISGLQQSFDEFLMTDGEAKILYQVDRRGEPIFGKHAKLTSPGNPFYPVTIQTTLHKRMQQKAEALLEIYRMKRGGLVLLDVENNEILAMVSKPSIQQNDKSTYEQALENQMVTPHFPGSIFKTVIAAAAIDQKLLQPNRMFNCDTDLYGEDIPEVMMGKLNFKESFARSCNRTFAELGNELMQLDKSVMETYLKALGGSGDVGWTGPVFHALKFKQLPEEKKAVVWGEEENKRSYKAIAQTAIGQKDVRISPLAVANMMATIARGGEKREVKAVKEIRYKNGTSFFQFKDHKVEGKRLSYTTITKLQQLLRSVVTMKEGTGSAFQGLPVSVAGKSGTAQTGKGNKVNRWFAGYFPYDNPKYALVVVDIETTQNQNIVTSIFKEFVEAIYQLEHAQ encoded by the coding sequence ATGAAAATGAAGCGAAGAATTGTTATCATTTTATTATGTTTTACATGTATTATGCTCCTTTTGCTTGGTAGACTGGCGCAAATACAACTTATATCTACTGAATCATTTACAGATAGGCAAATTAATTTAATTGAAAAGAGTGTCACCCAGCGTACACAAGCTTTTACAGTGGATGAAGGGAGGGGGCATTTTGTTGATCGAAATGGAGAAAGAATCGGTGAAAAAAGCTATCCCGCTTTAATAATTTTTCCGTTCTTGCAAATAAAAAATGACATGTTACAAAAAATTGCGCATATCATTGGTGTGTCAGGGCAAGACATACATTTGCAAATGAAAAATAAAAGAAAACCATTCCTATTTCAAAGAGGTGATCAGCCGTTTCAGTTAACGAAAGAACAGATGGAAAAGATAAATCGTGAAAATATGTTAGGGATGGTAGCGACTGAAGTAAGGTTAAAACAAACATCCGAAGCAGAACATTTCATTGGTGTAGTAGGAGAAAATGAGAGGGAGTTTCAAAAACGATATGGAAAGAAACATAAGTTATCTAATCAAACCCCTGTCGGTATTTCAGGGTTACAACAGTCATTTGATGAATTTTTAATGACTGATGGTGAAGCAAAAATATTATATCAAGTGGATAGACGGGGGGAGCCCATTTTTGGAAAGCATGCGAAACTTACCTCTCCTGGAAATCCGTTTTATCCTGTCACGATTCAAACAACGCTTCATAAACGGATGCAACAAAAAGCAGAAGCGCTCCTGGAAATTTATAGGATGAAAAGGGGCGGATTAGTACTATTAGATGTGGAAAATAATGAAATTTTAGCTATGGTAAGTAAGCCGTCTATACAGCAAAATGATAAGAGTACATATGAACAGGCGTTGGAAAACCAAATGGTAACACCTCATTTTCCAGGGTCTATTTTTAAGACGGTGATAGCTGCGGCAGCAATAGATCAAAAATTACTTCAGCCTAACAGAATGTTTAATTGTGATACAGATTTGTATGGTGAAGATATTCCAGAAGTAATGATGGGAAAATTAAACTTTAAAGAGAGTTTTGCTAGAAGTTGTAACCGAACGTTTGCTGAACTCGGGAATGAATTAATGCAGCTTGATAAAAGTGTGATGGAAACATATTTAAAAGCGCTCGGTGGAAGTGGGGACGTTGGCTGGACGGGACCGGTATTTCATGCATTAAAGTTTAAACAGTTGCCAGAAGAAAAAAAAGCTGTTGTTTGGGGGGAGGAAGAAAATAAAAGAAGCTATAAAGCAATTGCACAAACTGCAATTGGACAAAAAGATGTACGAATTTCGCCGTTAGCAGTCGCAAATATGATGGCAACGATTGCTCGGGGCGGAGAGAAACGTGAAGTAAAGGCTGTAAAAGAAATTCGATATAAGAATGGAACGAGTTTTTTTCAATTTAAAGATCACAAGGTAGAAGGAAAGCGCCTTTCTTATACAACGATAACAAAGTTACAACAATTGTTACGGAGTGTAGTAACAATGAAGGAAGGGACGGGTTCAGCTTTTCAAGGCTTACCTGTATCAGTTGCTGGAAAGTCCGGTACAGCACAAACCGGAAAGGGAAATAAAGTAAATCGATGGTTCGCTGGTTATTTTCCTTATGATAACCCTAAATATGCTTTAGTTGTAGTGGATATTGAAACAACTCAAAACCAAAATATAGTAACATCCATTTTCAAAGAGTTTGTAGAAGCGATTTATCAATTAGAGCATGCACAGTAA
- a CDS encoding YrhC family protein, which translates to MKELQQKIADYTRFGQVLLAISTFFMIGLLIPNGGRETVQFFAMMGVIVLFLGMAFFFFKRIKVLRDQLEENEYE; encoded by the coding sequence TTGAAAGAATTGCAACAAAAAATCGCAGATTATACTCGCTTCGGTCAAGTCCTCCTTGCAATATCCACCTTTTTTATGATTGGTTTATTGATTCCAAATGGAGGAAGAGAAACGGTACAATTCTTTGCGATGATGGGTGTTATTGTTTTGTTTTTAGGAATGGCGTTTTTCTTTTTTAAACGTATTAAAGTGTTGCGTGATCAGTTAGAGGAGAACGAGTATGAATAG
- a CDS encoding helix-turn-helix domain-containing protein → MNIGSAIREIRQRRGITIAQICEGTGLSKGFMSQVENNKTSPSISTLETISNFLNVPLPYLLLEQKNRMKIVKKEERKYSVYGKDKQRIEHVAEQGGLRLSLVEIPVEFPKENKPNAHEGEECHLVLRGKLEVQHGEDIAIVEEGDSFSWSACVPHIVRNIGEEPALLLISSHAENRKHIY, encoded by the coding sequence ATGAATATTGGTTCTGCAATACGCGAAATTCGTCAACGCAGAGGCATCACAATCGCTCAAATTTGTGAAGGGACAGGACTTTCTAAAGGGTTTATGAGCCAGGTTGAAAATAATAAAACTTCACCATCTATCTCAACTTTAGAAACGATTTCCAATTTCCTAAATGTTCCTCTTCCTTATTTATTGCTTGAACAAAAAAATCGTATGAAAATTGTCAAAAAAGAAGAGCGGAAATATAGCGTATATGGAAAAGATAAGCAAAGAATTGAACATGTAGCAGAACAAGGTGGTCTGCGCTTATCTTTAGTAGAGATTCCTGTTGAATTCCCGAAAGAGAATAAACCAAACGCTCATGAAGGAGAAGAATGTCATCTTGTTTTACGTGGAAAATTAGAAGTACAGCATGGAGAAGATATTGCAATTGTAGAAGAAGGTGATTCGTTTTCTTGGAGTGCTTGTGTGCCTCATATTGTTCGAAATATTGGGGAAGAACCTGCATTACTACTCATCTCTAGCCATGCAGAAAATCGAAAACACATTTACTAA
- a CDS encoding class I SAM-dependent DNA methyltransferase, which yields MGTEFNGLFDEWAHTYDSFVQGEDIQYKEVFAHYEEILEDVVNKSFGNVLEFGVGTGNLTNKLLLAGRTVYGIEPSREMRAIAKEKLPEGFTITEGDFLKFDVPNTIDTIVSTYAFHHLTDEEKDRAIAKYSQLLNKGGKIVFADTIFVDQEAYDKTVETAKQRGFHQLANDLQTEYYTRIPIMQSIFEKNGFHVTFTRLNHFVWVMEATKQ from the coding sequence ATGGGTACAGAATTTAATGGTTTATTTGATGAATGGGCTCATACATACGACTCATTCGTACAGGGTGAAGATATACAATATAAAGAAGTTTTCGCTCATTATGAGGAAATTTTAGAGGATGTAGTAAACAAATCATTTGGAAATGTATTGGAATTTGGTGTTGGCACTGGCAACTTAACAAATAAATTATTACTTGCTGGCCGCACTGTTTACGGTATAGAACCGTCGCGTGAAATGCGTGCAATTGCAAAAGAAAAATTGCCAGAAGGATTTACAATTACAGAGGGAGATTTTCTCAAATTTGATGTCCCAAATACGATTGATACGATTGTTAGTACTTATGCATTTCATCATTTAACAGATGAAGAAAAAGATAGGGCGATTGCGAAATATAGTCAATTACTAAACAAAGGTGGTAAAATAGTCTTTGCTGATACGATATTTGTAGATCAAGAAGCATATGATAAGACTGTAGAAACTGCAAAACAACGAGGTTTTCATCAGTTAGCCAATGATTTGCAAACAGAATACTATACACGTATTCCAATCATGCAATCTATTTTTGAAAAGAATGGCTTCCATGTTACATTTACGAGACTAAATCATTTCGTTTGGGTTATGGAGGCAACTAAGCAATAG
- a CDS encoding YrrS family protein has translation MAGGSRFQQKQQKRRQNGVLNIAIAIVLLAVIVVAYQVFFTADTTEQASSQDKKVSQETKKENKSEDKKAKEKEKAEEEEQKKAEEEKQKAEEEARKKAEEEAKANEKVAAEKTLPKATDAYTKPSWKPVGTTQGATPAMTFKKGTADWNEMNQAISSAIEIPVEQLIIHRIGNNGKEKAYGNVQDKQTGKRYYVNIEWVQNEGWKPTLVQTLN, from the coding sequence ATGGCAGGAGGATCTAGATTCCAACAGAAACAACAAAAACGTCGTCAAAACGGTGTTTTAAATATTGCGATTGCGATTGTATTATTAGCAGTCATTGTTGTAGCTTATCAAGTCTTCTTTACTGCTGATACAACAGAACAAGCATCTTCTCAAGATAAGAAAGTATCTCAGGAAACAAAGAAAGAGAACAAATCTGAGGATAAAAAAGCGAAAGAAAAAGAAAAAGCAGAGGAAGAAGAACAGAAAAAAGCTGAAGAAGAGAAGCAAAAGGCAGAAGAGGAAGCTAGGAAAAAAGCTGAGGAAGAAGCAAAGGCAAATGAAAAAGTGGCAGCTGAAAAAACACTTCCAAAGGCGACTGATGCCTATACAAAACCTTCTTGGAAACCAGTAGGCACAACGCAAGGCGCAACGCCGGCAATGACATTTAAAAAAGGAACAGCAGATTGGAATGAAATGAATCAAGCAATTTCTTCTGCAATTGAAATTCCTGTAGAACAATTAATTATTCATCGCATTGGAAATAATGGAAAAGAAAAAGCGTATGGTAATGTTCAAGATAAGCAAACAGGAAAAAGATATTATGTAAATATTGAATGGGTACAGAATGAGGGTTGGAAGCCAACACTTGTTCAAACTCTAAACTAA
- a CDS encoding bifunctional cystathionine gamma-lyase/homocysteine desulfhydrase produces the protein MRAKTKLIHGIRIGEPSTGSVNVPIYQTSTYRQEAVGKHKGYEYSRTGNPTRAALEEMIAVLENGHAGFAFGSGMAAITATIMLFSKGDHIILTDDVYGGTYRVVTKVLNRFGVEHTFVDTTNLDEVATAVRPNTKAIYVETPTNPLLKITDIKAISTFAKEKGLLTIIDNTFMTPYWQSPISLGADIVLHSATKYLGGHSDVVAGLVVVNSPQLAEDLHFVQNSTGGVLGPQDSFLLLRGLKTLGIRMEEHEVNSRAIAEFLNNHPKVNKVYYPGLESHPNHALAKEQANGYGAIISFDVDSEETLNKVLEKVQYFTLAESLGAVESLISIPAQMTHASIPADRRKELGITDTLIRISVGIEDGQDLIEDLAQALA, from the coding sequence ATGAGAGCAAAAACAAAATTAATTCATGGTATTCGCATAGGAGAACCTTCAACTGGATCTGTCAATGTGCCCATTTATCAAACAAGTACGTACAGACAAGAAGCAGTTGGTAAGCATAAAGGTTATGAATATTCACGCACAGGAAACCCAACACGTGCAGCTTTAGAAGAAATGATTGCAGTACTAGAAAACGGTCATGCGGGATTTGCATTTGGATCCGGAATGGCTGCAATTACAGCAACAATCATGTTATTCTCAAAAGGAGATCATATCATTTTAACGGATGATGTGTATGGTGGAACATATCGTGTTGTGACAAAAGTATTGAACCGCTTTGGTGTTGAACATACATTTGTAGATACGACAAATTTGGATGAAGTAGCTACGGCAGTACGTCCAAATACAAAAGCGATTTATGTTGAAACACCAACAAACCCACTATTAAAGATTACAGATATCAAAGCAATTTCTACATTTGCCAAAGAAAAGGGTTTGCTAACAATTATTGATAACACATTTATGACTCCTTATTGGCAGTCACCTATTTCTCTGGGAGCAGATATTGTCCTTCACAGTGCAACGAAATACTTAGGGGGACATAGTGATGTAGTTGCTGGTTTAGTTGTTGTAAATAGTCCGCAATTAGCAGAAGATCTTCATTTTGTTCAAAATTCAACAGGTGGTGTTCTTGGACCACAAGATAGTTTCTTATTACTACGCGGTTTAAAAACATTAGGTATTCGCATGGAAGAACATGAAGTAAACTCACGTGCAATTGCCGAGTTTTTAAATAACCATCCAAAGGTTAATAAAGTATACTATCCAGGGCTTGAATCGCATCCGAATCATGCACTAGCAAAGGAACAGGCAAACGGATACGGTGCTATTATTTCATTCGATGTAGATAGTGAAGAAACATTAAATAAGGTACTTGAGAAAGTACAATATTTCACACTTGCTGAAAGTTTAGGGGCTGTTGAAAGCTTAATTTCAATCCCGGCACAAATGACACATGCTTCTATTCCAGCTGACCGCCGTAAAGAACTAGGTATTACAGATACATTAATTCGTATTTCTGTCGGTATTGAAGATGGTCAAGATTTAATTGAAGATTTAGCGCAAGCGTTGGCATAA
- the mtnN gene encoding 5'-methylthioadenosine/S-adenosylhomocysteine nucleosidase, with protein MRIAVIGAMEEEVRILRDKLEQAEIESVAGCEFTKGMLVGHEVILLKSGIGKVNAAMSTTILLERYQPEKVINTGSAGGFHHALNVGDVVISTEVRHHDVDVTAFNYEYGQVPGMPPGFKADKELVALAEQCMKEEENIQVVKGMIATGDSFMSDPNRVAAIRGKFENLYAVEMEAAAVAQVCHQYNVPFVIIRALSDIAGKESNVSFDQFLDQAALHSTNFIVKVLKELK; from the coding sequence TTGAGAATTGCTGTAATTGGAGCAATGGAAGAAGAAGTGCGTATTTTACGTGATAAATTAGAACAAGCAGAAATAGAAAGCGTTGCTGGCTGTGAATTTACAAAAGGAATGTTAGTAGGACATGAAGTAATCTTGTTAAAATCCGGTATTGGTAAAGTGAACGCAGCGATGTCTACGACAATTTTGTTAGAAAGATATCAACCTGAAAAAGTAATCAATACAGGTTCAGCTGGTGGCTTCCATCACGCTTTAAATGTTGGGGATGTTGTCATTTCAACTGAGGTTCGTCATCATGATGTGGATGTAACGGCATTTAATTATGAATACGGTCAAGTGCCAGGCATGCCACCAGGATTTAAAGCGGATAAAGAATTAGTTGCATTGGCAGAGCAATGCATGAAGGAAGAAGAAAATATTCAAGTGGTTAAAGGAATGATTGCAACGGGTGACTCATTTATGAGTGATCCAAACCGAGTTGCAGCAATTCGTGGTAAATTTGAAAATCTTTACGCAGTAGAAATGGAAGCAGCAGCTGTTGCACAAGTATGCCATCAATATAACGTTCCGTTTGTTATTATTCGTGCACTTTCTGATATTGCTGGTAAAGAATCAAATGTTTCATTTGACCAATTTTTAGATCAAGCAGCTCTTCATTCTACAAACTTTATCGTAAAAGTATTGAAAGAGTTAAAGTAA
- a CDS encoding O-acetylserine dependent cystathionine beta-synthase has product MKVYRGVHELIGHTPMVEITRFSLPDGVRLFAKLEFYNPGGSVKDRLGKELIEDALAKGLVTKGGTLIEPTAGNTGIGLALAALEHGLHVIVCVPEKFSIEKQELMKALGAKVVHTPTEQGMTGAIEKAKELVKEIPNSYSPSQFANEANPRAYFKTLGPEIWEALNGEVDIFVAGAGTGGTFMGTASYLKEQNSNVKTVIVEPEGSILNGGEAGSHETEGIGLEFIPPFLKPSYFNEIYTISDKHAFKRVKELAQKEGLLVGSSSGAAFHASLLEAEKAKPGTNIVTIFPDSSERYLSKDIYKGWE; this is encoded by the coding sequence ATGAAGGTGTATCGTGGGGTTCATGAATTAATTGGTCATACACCGATGGTAGAAATTACTCGTTTTTCACTTCCAGATGGTGTTCGATTATTTGCGAAACTTGAATTTTATAATCCAGGTGGAAGTGTGAAAGATCGTCTCGGAAAAGAATTAATTGAAGATGCATTAGCGAAAGGGCTTGTCACAAAAGGTGGAACGCTTATTGAGCCAACAGCAGGGAATACTGGTATTGGACTGGCACTTGCTGCACTAGAGCATGGCTTACATGTTATTGTTTGTGTGCCAGAGAAATTTAGCATTGAAAAACAAGAGCTAATGAAAGCACTTGGTGCAAAAGTTGTTCACACACCAACTGAACAAGGAATGACAGGGGCAATTGAAAAAGCAAAAGAGTTAGTCAAAGAAATTCCAAATTCATATTCTCCAAGTCAGTTTGCTAACGAGGCAAACCCACGTGCTTATTTTAAAACACTGGGACCTGAAATTTGGGAAGCTTTAAACGGAGAAGTAGATATATTTGTAGCAGGTGCAGGTACTGGTGGTACATTTATGGGTACTGCATCGTATTTAAAAGAACAAAATTCCAATGTAAAAACGGTTATTGTAGAACCAGAAGGATCTATTTTAAATGGTGGTGAAGCAGGTTCACATGAAACGGAAGGGATTGGTCTTGAATTTATTCCGCCGTTTTTAAAGCCGTCTTACTTTAATGAAATTTATACGATTTCTGATAAACATGCCTTTAAACGTGTGAAAGAATTAGCACAAAAAGAAGGACTCCTTGTAGGAAGTTCATCAGGCGCTGCATTTCATGCAAGTTTGCTAGAAGCTGAGAAAGCAAAACCAGGCACAAATATTGTAACGATCTTTCCAGATAGCAGTGAGCGTTACTTAAGTAAAGATATATACAAAGGATGGGAATAA
- a CDS encoding YrzA family protein: MSFTFEMLEDKVEFFEATDLVSLEKKINEQIDNNKALMLEVHRVSHQMVMDPESKRPYYSAVVHFKLKKLR, translated from the coding sequence ATGTCATTCACCTTTGAAATGTTAGAGGATAAAGTAGAATTTTTTGAAGCAACCGACTTAGTTTCTTTAGAGAAAAAGATTAACGAACAAATAGATAATAATAAAGCACTGATGCTTGAAGTTCATCGCGTTTCTCACCAAATGGTTATGGATCCAGAAAGCAAACGTCCATATTATAGTGCCGTTGTTCATTTTAAGCTAAAAAAATTACGTTAA
- a CDS encoding LacI family DNA-binding transcriptional regulator, whose product MNFPHIFVHLVYNRCKTYNILYILKCITDQGGITISTIEDIAKLAGVSKATVSRVLNRHPYVRPELRARVEAIIEEQNYVPIATAKDLRRLQTNLVGVVVPNIYHPFFSQLIQELSYILKKDHYDIVILQSNYEMDKEREFLHYIKTKKLDALIFMTLSLPIGEVEEAMHFGKIVICNEHVETEKICTVQFNEELAGYMGTKHLIEKGYTRIGFCYDTLKSKAQRQRYKGYKRALKEYGLQLQQEWVFSNCFELKDGEKVIYSISSMRDIPDAIFTGSDEIAAGMIMTAQRLHIHVPQDLGVIGFDNQPLSMIMTPNITTIQTSIRSMAQHSIFLLHKQSRKEHVQQIRLPVAIIERESTRRR is encoded by the coding sequence TTGAATTTTCCCCATATTTTTGTTCACCTCGTTTATAATAGATGTAAAACTTACAATATACTGTACATTCTGAAATGTATCACAGATCAAGGGGGAATTACCATTTCTACCATTGAAGATATTGCGAAGTTAGCTGGAGTATCAAAAGCGACGGTTTCTCGAGTACTCAATCGTCATCCTTATGTCCGTCCAGAATTGCGGGCAAGGGTAGAAGCAATTATTGAGGAACAAAACTATGTACCAATAGCAACGGCTAAAGATTTGAGGCGTCTTCAAACAAATTTAGTTGGTGTAGTTGTTCCAAATATATATCATCCTTTTTTTAGCCAGTTAATTCAAGAATTAAGTTATATATTAAAAAAAGATCATTACGATATTGTGATTTTACAGTCAAATTATGAGATGGATAAGGAGAGAGAATTTTTACACTACATTAAGACGAAAAAATTAGATGCATTAATTTTTATGACACTTTCGTTACCGATTGGAGAAGTAGAAGAGGCAATGCACTTCGGGAAAATTGTTATTTGTAATGAACATGTTGAAACAGAAAAGATTTGTACAGTTCAATTTAATGAAGAGTTAGCGGGATATATGGGAACGAAACATTTGATTGAAAAAGGATATACAAGGATAGGTTTTTGTTACGATACATTAAAAAGTAAAGCACAGCGCCAAAGGTATAAAGGTTATAAAAGAGCATTAAAGGAATATGGCCTACAGTTACAGCAAGAATGGGTGTTTTCAAACTGTTTTGAATTAAAGGATGGAGAAAAGGTGATATATAGTATTTCCTCCATGCGCGATATTCCAGATGCAATCTTTACAGGTAGTGATGAAATAGCTGCAGGTATGATTATGACAGCACAACGATTACATATTCATGTTCCACAAGATTTAGGAGTGATTGGATTTGATAATCAACCTCTTTCAATGATTATGACTCCTAACATAACAACAATACAGACATCTATTAGAAGCATGGCCCAACATTCAATTTTTTTATTGCACAAACAGTCGCGAAAAGAACATGTACAGCAAATCCGATTGCCAGTTGCGATAATAGAAAGAGAATCTACAAGAAGGAGGTAG